A section of the Vicinamibacterales bacterium genome encodes:
- a CDS encoding ABC transporter substrate-binding protein produces the protein MTVTSARRSARGRRVLAVVALGAVALSAGACGTARDDPGYVVVGMTNSAVNLDSRVGIDEASQKAHQLLYNSLVRIDASLRVVPELAESLERPDPLTYVARIRRGVTFHDGRELTAEDVAYTFRSLIDPKFIGRTNAYRNVAAVDILDPYTVAFRLKAPFGSFPINLVMGIVQAGSGSANARSPVGTGPYKLVSFRPDDRIVLARFDEYFDGPAKNPGLVLKVVPDDTMRGLELRKGTVDLVVNDVSPDIVWQMQREGKLRIETAAGTDYAYVALNLRDPILQHVDVRRALGFAIDRQAIVKYLRRGFAAPAVGVLPPMSWAFRRDVFEFRHDPAEAARLLDAAGYPDPDGDGPRPRLTLTLKTSTAEVYRIQAAAIQQDLARVGVALQIRSQEFATLQRDMVAGNFQMYTAQFVGVTDPDMLRLLYHSSQVPRAGINRVHYRNPEVDGLIERASSALDDGERRALYGDIQQAVARDVPYIPLWYKTNVAVFQPDLQGVRLSPIADFTFLKDVYRARRR, from the coding sequence GTGACCGTCACTTCCGCCCGGCGTTCGGCGCGCGGGCGTCGGGTGCTGGCCGTCGTCGCGCTGGGCGCCGTCGCGCTGTCCGCGGGCGCGTGCGGCACCGCGCGCGACGATCCAGGCTACGTCGTCGTCGGCATGACGAACTCCGCGGTGAATCTCGATTCGCGCGTCGGGATCGACGAGGCGTCGCAGAAGGCGCATCAGCTCCTCTACAACTCGCTGGTGCGCATCGACGCCAGCCTGCGCGTGGTGCCCGAGCTGGCCGAATCGCTCGAGCGCCCCGATCCGCTGACCTACGTGGCGCGGATCCGCCGCGGCGTGACGTTCCACGACGGCCGCGAGCTGACCGCCGAAGACGTCGCGTACACGTTCCGCAGCCTGATCGATCCGAAGTTCATCGGGCGCACCAATGCCTACCGGAACGTCGCGGCGGTCGACATCCTCGACCCATACACCGTCGCATTCCGGCTGAAGGCGCCGTTTGGATCGTTTCCGATCAATCTCGTGATGGGCATCGTCCAGGCGGGATCCGGCAGCGCGAACGCGCGGTCGCCCGTCGGCACCGGGCCCTACAAGCTGGTTTCGTTCCGGCCGGACGATCGCATCGTGCTGGCGCGGTTCGACGAGTACTTCGACGGGCCGGCGAAGAATCCCGGGCTCGTGCTGAAGGTGGTGCCCGACGACACGATGCGCGGCCTCGAGCTGCGCAAGGGGACGGTGGACCTGGTCGTCAACGACGTCTCCCCCGACATCGTCTGGCAGATGCAGCGCGAAGGGAAGCTGCGCATCGAGACGGCTGCCGGCACCGACTACGCCTACGTCGCCCTGAACCTGAGAGATCCGATCCTGCAGCATGTCGACGTACGGCGCGCGCTCGGGTTCGCGATCGATCGCCAGGCCATCGTCAAGTACCTGCGCCGCGGATTCGCCGCTCCGGCGGTCGGCGTCCTGCCGCCGATGTCGTGGGCGTTCCGCCGCGACGTGTTCGAGTTCCGCCACGATCCTGCAGAAGCCGCCCGCCTCCTCGATGCGGCCGGGTATCCGGATCCGGACGGCGACGGGCCGCGGCCGCGGCTGACGCTCACCCTCAAGACATCGACCGCCGAGGTCTACCGGATTCAGGCGGCGGCGATCCAGCAGGATCTGGCGCGCGTCGGCGTGGCGCTGCAGATCCGATCGCAGGAGTTCGCCACGCTCCAGCGCGACATGGTGGCGGGCAACTTCCAGATGTACACGGCGCAGTTCGTGGGGGTCACCGACCCCGACATGCTGCGTCTGCTCTACCACTCCAGCCAGGTGCCGCGCGCCGGCATCAACCGCGTGCACTATCGCAATCCCGAGGTCGACGGCCTGATCGAACGCGCGTCCTCCGCGCTGGACGACGGCGAGCGGCGCGCGCTGTACGGAGACATCCAGCAGGCGGTCGCCCGGGACGTTCCCTACATTCCGCTCTGGTACAAGACCAACGTGGCGGTGTTTCAGCCCGATCTCCAGGGCGTGCGCCTCTCGCCAATCGCGGACTTCACGTTCCTCAAAGATGTGTATCGGGCGCGCCGCCGGTAG
- the mutS gene encoding DNA mismatch repair protein MutS, which yields MSSPPVSVEPAGATPAMRQYFEAKRQYRDAIVFFRMGDFYEMFYEDALTAARALELTLTSRSKDAAGGAIPMCGVPHHAADGYIARLVKKGFRVAVVEQVEDPKKAKGLVRREVVRVVSPGTLTDAGYLDAREPAFMLSLAPASGAPGFGVALLDLSTGEFTTAEYAGETAMASLADELAVLRPRELLAPAGFAGAAPLVAAARIDARITQAEPWTFEYEAARRTLLEQLQTQSLLGFGVEGRTAAVAAAGALVHYLRDTQKADLAHVRGLSFRTGADCLIVDPTTLRNLEVIEAADGGRAGSLLHEIDRTITPMGGRQLRAWLLRPLVAIERIQDRLDAVEDFAFRGTARAKLRETLKSIHDIERLVARAALGTAGPRDLVALRQSIAAVPRVRLLLDEFQSPLVRSLAAELDDVADVRDALAASLVEAPPAAARDGGAIRDGVDGELDELRGISRSGKQRIAAMEEAERARTGIASLKIRYNRVFGYYIEVSKSNLGGVPADYHRKQTIAGGERFITPALKEYEEKVLGADERILEREVEIFDALRGRVAAAAPRIQDTARGLAALDVLAGLAETAAVHNYTKPLMHAGDELTAADARHPVVERHVADAFVPNDVALDAAAQQLIILTGPNMGGKSTYLRQCALLSLMAQAGSFVPARSAKLPIVDRIFARVGASDNIARGQSTFMVEMQETANILHCATSRSLVILDEIGRGTATFDGLSLAWAVAEYLASNPRSRPKTIFATHYHELTDLADALPSVANFHVVVREWKDDLVLLRKVVPGRADRSYGIQVARLAGLPPAVVSRAREILTGLERDELSRGGRPSLSGAAPQQQLGLFAAPAPEDDPLRLKLRGLDLDNLTPMQALTLLAQLKEEAGS from the coding sequence ATGTCCTCCCCTCCCGTGTCGGTCGAGCCGGCCGGCGCCACGCCGGCGATGCGTCAGTACTTCGAGGCGAAGCGCCAGTACCGCGACGCGATCGTCTTCTTCCGGATGGGAGATTTCTACGAGATGTTCTACGAGGACGCGCTGACCGCGGCGCGCGCCCTCGAGCTGACGCTGACCTCGCGATCGAAGGACGCGGCGGGCGGCGCGATTCCGATGTGCGGGGTGCCGCACCACGCCGCCGACGGGTACATCGCGCGCCTGGTGAAGAAGGGATTCCGTGTCGCCGTCGTCGAGCAGGTCGAGGACCCGAAGAAGGCCAAGGGGCTGGTGCGCCGGGAAGTCGTGCGGGTGGTCTCGCCCGGGACGCTGACCGACGCGGGCTATCTCGACGCGCGGGAGCCGGCGTTCATGCTGTCGCTGGCGCCGGCGAGCGGCGCGCCGGGCTTCGGCGTGGCGCTGCTCGACCTCTCGACCGGCGAGTTCACGACGGCCGAGTACGCCGGCGAGACGGCGATGGCGTCGCTGGCAGACGAGCTCGCGGTGCTGAGGCCGCGCGAGCTGCTCGCGCCGGCAGGCTTCGCCGGCGCCGCGCCGCTGGTGGCGGCGGCGCGCATCGACGCGCGGATCACGCAGGCGGAGCCGTGGACGTTCGAGTACGAGGCCGCCCGCCGGACGCTGCTGGAGCAATTGCAGACGCAGTCGCTGCTCGGCTTCGGCGTCGAGGGACGCACCGCCGCCGTTGCCGCGGCCGGCGCGCTCGTGCACTACCTGCGCGACACCCAGAAGGCCGATCTCGCGCACGTTCGCGGGCTCTCGTTCCGCACCGGCGCCGACTGCCTGATCGTCGACCCGACCACGCTGCGCAACCTCGAAGTGATCGAGGCCGCCGACGGCGGCCGCGCCGGATCGCTGCTGCACGAGATCGATCGAACCATCACGCCGATGGGCGGGCGGCAGCTGCGCGCCTGGCTGCTGCGTCCGCTGGTCGCCATCGAGCGGATCCAGGATCGCCTCGACGCGGTCGAGGACTTCGCCTTCCGCGGCACGGCGCGCGCCAAGCTGCGCGAGACGCTGAAGTCGATTCACGACATCGAACGGCTGGTGGCGCGCGCTGCGCTCGGGACCGCGGGGCCGCGCGACCTGGTGGCGCTGCGGCAGTCGATCGCGGCCGTGCCGCGCGTCCGCCTGCTGCTCGACGAGTTCCAGTCTCCCCTCGTGCGCAGCCTGGCGGCGGAGCTCGACGACGTCGCGGACGTCCGCGACGCGCTGGCGGCCTCGCTCGTCGAGGCGCCGCCGGCCGCGGCGCGCGACGGCGGCGCCATCCGCGACGGCGTCGACGGCGAGCTCGACGAGCTGCGCGGCATCAGCCGGAGCGGCAAGCAGCGGATTGCCGCGATGGAGGAGGCCGAACGGGCGCGCACCGGCATCGCCTCGCTGAAGATTCGCTACAACCGCGTGTTCGGGTACTACATCGAGGTCTCCAAGTCGAACCTCGGCGGCGTGCCCGCGGACTACCATCGCAAGCAGACCATCGCCGGCGGCGAGCGCTTCATCACCCCGGCGCTCAAGGAGTACGAAGAGAAGGTCCTCGGCGCCGACGAACGCATCCTCGAGCGCGAGGTGGAGATCTTCGACGCGCTGCGCGGGCGGGTCGCGGCGGCGGCGCCGCGAATCCAGGACACCGCGCGCGGCCTGGCGGCGCTCGACGTCCTGGCCGGGCTCGCCGAGACCGCGGCGGTGCACAACTACACCAAGCCGCTGATGCACGCCGGCGACGAGCTGACCGCCGCCGACGCGCGGCACCCGGTCGTGGAACGGCACGTCGCGGACGCCTTCGTGCCCAACGACGTCGCGCTCGACGCCGCGGCGCAGCAGCTGATCATCCTGACCGGCCCCAACATGGGGGGCAAGAGCACCTACCTGCGGCAGTGCGCGCTGCTCAGCCTGATGGCGCAGGCGGGATCGTTCGTGCCGGCGCGCAGCGCCAAGCTGCCGATCGTCGATCGCATCTTCGCCCGCGTCGGCGCGTCGGACAACATCGCCCGCGGCCAGTCCACGTTCATGGTGGAGATGCAGGAGACCGCCAACATCCTGCACTGCGCGACCTCGCGCAGCCTGGTGATCCTCGACGAGATCGGCCGCGGCACGGCCACGTTCGACGGCCTGAGCCTCGCCTGGGCGGTCGCGGAATATCTCGCCTCGAACCCGCGGTCGCGGCCGAAGACGATCTTCGCCACGCACTACCACGAGCTGACCGATCTGGCGGACGCCCTCCCCTCCGTGGCCAACTTCCACGTCGTGGTGCGCGAGTGGAAGGACGATCTGGTGCTGCTGCGGAAGGTGGTGCCGGGGCGGGCGGACCGCAGCTACGGCATCCAGGTGGCGCGGCTCGCCGGACTGCCGCCGGCGGTGGTCTCGCGCGCCCGGGAGATCCTCACCGGCCTCGAGCGCGACGAACTGTCGCGCGGCGGCCGGCCCTCGTTGAGCGGCGCCGCGCCGCAGCAGCAGCTGGGCCTGTTCGCCGCCCCCGCCCCGGAGGACGATCCGCTGCGGCTCAAGCTGCGCGGCCTCGACCTCGACAACCTCACGCCCATGCAGGCCCTCACGCTTCTCGCGCAGCTCAAGGAGGAAGCGGGATCGTGA
- the tsaB gene encoding tRNA (adenosine(37)-N6)-threonylcarbamoyltransferase complex dimerization subunit type 1 TsaB: protein MLILALDTSSAAGSAAIVRDGALAIEREGDPSRTHGQRLPLELMAILNEAHVALAEVDAFAVVTGPGSFTGLRVGIATIQGLALARGRRVAPVSAFEALVFPAAGGSGVSGLEAGESCRAVWIDAHRREVFAALYASDGRTVLEPPTSLSPEATIENWIGRIETGARVHFAGDGAVRYADVIRAGLGERAVIPGAVPPLAGAAGLIAAADPARAVAPHALVPLYVRRSDAELARDRARSGSAVPPVPRR from the coding sequence ATGCTGATTCTCGCGCTCGACACGTCGTCGGCCGCCGGCAGCGCGGCGATCGTGCGCGACGGCGCGCTCGCGATCGAGCGCGAAGGCGATCCGTCGCGGACGCACGGGCAGCGGTTGCCGCTGGAGCTGATGGCGATCCTGAACGAGGCGCACGTCGCGCTCGCGGAGGTCGACGCGTTCGCGGTCGTGACCGGCCCGGGATCGTTCACCGGCTTGCGCGTCGGCATCGCCACCATCCAGGGGCTCGCGCTGGCGCGCGGCAGGCGCGTCGCGCCGGTGAGCGCGTTCGAGGCGCTGGTCTTCCCGGCCGCCGGAGGCTCCGGAGTTTCCGGCCTCGAAGCCGGCGAGTCCTGCCGCGCGGTCTGGATCGATGCGCATCGGCGGGAGGTGTTCGCGGCGTTGTACGCCTCCGACGGACGTACGGTCCTCGAGCCGCCGACTTCGCTGTCGCCGGAAGCGACGATCGAGAACTGGATCGGCAGGATCGAGACCGGCGCGCGCGTGCACTTCGCCGGCGACGGCGCCGTCCGCTACGCCGACGTCATCCGCGCCGGCCTGGGCGAACGCGCGGTGATTCCCGGTGCGGTGCCCCCGCTGGCCGGCGCTGCCGGCCTGATCGCCGCGGCCGATCCCGCGCGCGCGGTCGCGCCGCACGCGCTCGTGCCCCTCTACGTCCGCCGCTCCGACGCGGAGCTCGCGCGCGATCGCGCGCGGTCCGGCTCCGCCGTTCCGCCGGTTCCGCGTCGCTGA
- the rimI gene encoding ribosomal protein S18-alanine N-acetyltransferase gives MQVERLRAGARGSDLDAVAALEAESFTNPWPRETLVWELENSDVTRAYVLREADGAVVAFCVCWVIFDELHINTLAVAPAVRRQGRATALLRHVMAEAAASGATRATLEVRASNAAALALYERLGFRVAATRPGYYVKPPEDALILWREGLDASP, from the coding sequence ATGCAGGTCGAACGGCTGCGCGCCGGGGCCCGCGGCAGCGATCTCGACGCGGTCGCCGCGCTCGAAGCCGAGTCGTTCACCAATCCGTGGCCGCGCGAGACGCTGGTGTGGGAGCTCGAGAACTCCGACGTCACGCGCGCCTACGTGCTCCGCGAGGCCGATGGCGCCGTCGTGGCGTTCTGCGTCTGCTGGGTCATTTTCGACGAGTTGCACATAAATACACTCGCCGTGGCGCCAGCCGTCCGCCGGCAGGGGCGAGCGACGGCGCTCCTCCGGCACGTGATGGCCGAGGCCGCCGCCAGCGGGGCCACCAGGGCCACGCTCGAGGTTCGGGCTTCCAACGCGGCGGCCCTGGCGCTCTACGAGCGGCTGGGATTCCGGGTGGCCGCCACCCGGCCCGGCTACTACGTCAAACCGCCGGAAGACGCCCTCATCCTGTGGCGGGAAGGGCTTGACGCTTCACCTTGA
- a CDS encoding YdcH family protein translates to MPTDFEAIRQQLLESNDEFRQLASQHHDLDERIHNLATRPYLSEPEQLEEVTLKKRKLHLKDQMESILRHSQAEHGLSSARH, encoded by the coding sequence ATGCCGACAGATTTCGAAGCAATAAGGCAGCAGCTGTTGGAAAGCAACGACGAGTTCCGCCAACTCGCCAGTCAGCACCACGACCTCGACGAACGCATCCATAATCTCGCCACCCGCCCGTATCTATCCGAACCCGAGCAACTCGAAGAAGTCACTCTGAAGAAGCGCAAGCTCCACCTGAAGGACCAGATGGAGAGCATCCTGCGGCACAGCCAGGCCGAGCACGGCCTGTCGTCCGCTCGTCATTGA
- a CDS encoding phosphatidylserine decarboxylase, producing the protein MKIDRAGLPFIAGAMLPAAVLAGARRYGWAAGFAALGAFFTYFFRDPERNVPTAPGLVVSPADGRVVIAGPTDGRWSPPGDWQQITIFLSPMDVHMNRSPVEGRVTRIEYRPGKFLPAYKEDAGANELNEIWIDHRGEAVVVRQIVGVLARRVVCRVNEGQQLERGERIGLMKFGSRMDVFLPKRAHLLVSVGQAVVGGETVLARLDPIAGAR; encoded by the coding sequence ATGAAGATCGATCGCGCGGGACTTCCGTTCATCGCCGGCGCCATGCTGCCGGCCGCGGTGCTGGCCGGGGCGCGCCGCTACGGCTGGGCGGCCGGGTTCGCGGCGCTCGGCGCGTTTTTCACCTACTTCTTCCGCGACCCCGAGCGCAATGTCCCGACGGCTCCCGGCCTGGTGGTGTCTCCCGCGGACGGCCGCGTCGTCATTGCCGGGCCGACCGATGGCCGCTGGAGCCCGCCCGGCGACTGGCAGCAGATCACGATCTTCCTGTCGCCGATGGACGTGCACATGAACCGCTCGCCGGTCGAGGGGCGCGTCACCCGGATCGAATACCGGCCCGGCAAGTTCCTGCCGGCGTATAAAGAGGATGCCGGCGCCAACGAGCTGAACGAGATCTGGATCGACCATCGGGGCGAGGCGGTCGTGGTGCGGCAGATCGTCGGCGTGCTGGCGCGCCGCGTCGTCTGCCGCGTGAACGAAGGGCAGCAGCTCGAGCGCGGCGAACGGATCGGCCTGATGAAATTCGGCTCGCGCATGGACGTCTTCCTCCCGAAGCGCGCGCACCTGCTGGTGTCCGTCGGCCAGGCCGTCGTCGGCGGAGAGACGGTGCTGGCGCGTCTGGACCCGATCGCGGGAGCGCGGTGA
- the pssA gene encoding CDP-diacylglycerol--serine O-phosphatidyltransferase, whose amino-acid sequence MINPLARRRGDRPERFRRGIYLVPSLFTLANLFCGYGCVVYATRGDFDTAALLIGVAMVVDMLDGLIARLTNSQSAFGAELDSLADVVSFGLAPAILAFTWGLWPLGRIGWATGFIYVTAAALRLARFNIQATTAGDKRYFAGMPSPAAAAVIASTVYLWPWGLQDPRAAAPALAVVLVPAFLMVSTIRFRSIKAIDVGWRRSYFALFLGAIVIALIAAHPRIALVVMSYTYTLWGVTNVVLARVRHPKPKGHALKPTDPPVV is encoded by the coding sequence GTGATCAATCCGCTGGCGCGCCGGCGCGGCGATCGCCCGGAGCGCTTCCGGCGGGGGATCTACCTCGTTCCCTCGCTGTTCACGCTCGCGAATCTCTTCTGCGGCTACGGCTGCGTCGTGTATGCGACCCGCGGCGACTTCGACACCGCGGCGCTGCTCATCGGCGTCGCGATGGTCGTGGACATGCTCGACGGCTTGATCGCGCGGCTGACCAACTCGCAGTCGGCGTTCGGCGCCGAGCTGGATTCGCTGGCGGACGTCGTCTCGTTCGGGCTGGCGCCGGCGATCCTGGCGTTCACCTGGGGCTTGTGGCCGCTCGGACGGATCGGCTGGGCGACCGGCTTCATTTACGTCACCGCGGCGGCGCTGCGGCTCGCGCGCTTCAACATCCAGGCGACCACGGCCGGCGACAAGCGCTACTTCGCCGGGATGCCGAGTCCCGCCGCGGCGGCGGTCATCGCGTCGACGGTGTATCTCTGGCCGTGGGGGCTGCAGGATCCGAGGGCGGCGGCGCCGGCGCTGGCCGTCGTGCTGGTGCCGGCGTTCCTGATGGTCAGCACGATCCGCTTCCGCAGCATCAAGGCGATTGACGTCGGCTGGCGCCGCTCGTACTTCGCGCTCTTTCTCGGCGCGATCGTGATCGCGCTCATCGCCGCCCACCCGCGGATCGCGCTCGTCGTGATGTCGTACACCTACACGCTCTGGGGCGTGACCAACGTGGTGCTCGCCCGCGTGCGGCATCCCAAGCCCAAGGGGCACGCCCTCAAGCCGACGGATCCACCGGTAGTCTGA